Proteins encoded within one genomic window of Thiothrix litoralis:
- a CDS encoding CBS domain-containing protein, with amino-acid sequence MKTIKQVLVKKGHDIYSTDPSVSVIDAVKVMAEKKVGALLVLEGGKLKGIISEQDYTRKVILTCLDADQMCVGDIMTTQIIVTKPDQPIQEVMAIMTDRRIRHLPVMQDGELVGLISIGDLVKEVISEQQFIIAQLENYIQG; translated from the coding sequence ATGAAAACCATAAAACAGGTACTGGTCAAGAAAGGCCATGACATTTACAGCACCGACCCCAGTGTGTCAGTCATTGATGCGGTCAAGGTAATGGCTGAGAAAAAAGTCGGCGCGTTACTGGTATTGGAAGGTGGCAAGCTCAAAGGCATTATTTCAGAGCAGGATTACACCCGCAAAGTGATCCTGACCTGTCTTGATGCCGATCAAATGTGCGTCGGGGACATTATGACCACGCAAATCATCGTCACCAAGCCTGACCAGCCGATTCAGGAAGTCATGGCCATCATGACCGACCGCCGCATCCGCCACCTGCCGGTGATGCAGGATGGCGAACTGGTCGGGCTGATTTCCATTGGCGATCTGGTCAAGGAAGTAATTTCCGAGCAACAGTTTATTATCGCCCAACTGGAAAACTACATTCAGGGGTGA
- the ycaO gene encoding 30S ribosomal protein S12 methylthiotransferase accessory factor YcaO, which yields MQAQTFIPGKDAALETSTALMQEKLQKLGFTIEEASWLNPVANVWSVHIRDRDCPMLFTNGKGSSAKAALASALGEYFERLSTNYFWADFYLGKTIAASNFVHHPQEKWFALDDSGNLPEGLLDDDTLSFYDPETALDASKLVDLNSGNEERGICTLPFVRQQDGKTVWFPVNVIGNLYVSNGMSAGNTKTEARTQALSEIFERHIKFRIIAEGICLPDVPEDVIARYSSIQAGIQALREAGFGILVKDASLGGAYPVMCVTLLNPDDQGCYASFGAHPRFEVALERALTELLQGRALDRLAGFSEPSFELEDVASPQNLETHFIDSSGPIHWDFLWSEPDHEFVDWDFSGTTEAECQYLLERLHAEDFDVYIMDYEHLGVYACRIIVPEMSEIYQIEDLEWDNNSTGNAVREAILHLPDLDDEECTELYDTIEELGLDDHQPVAALIGLAPDAGSLWADLRVGELKTLLALAMHDEDAIREGCQWIRHFEQISDERRRAYRCIEALLDMDDVEGYSPNIGLLYGATALQQAQGLLDGSLRFWGIAAPTLELQGCETHQSLLAAYRKVHPGLTLAND from the coding sequence ATGCAAGCACAAACCTTTATTCCGGGAAAAGACGCCGCTCTGGAAACTTCGACAGCACTGATGCAGGAAAAGTTACAAAAGCTGGGCTTTACTATCGAAGAAGCCTCGTGGCTGAACCCCGTTGCCAATGTCTGGTCGGTGCATATCCGTGACCGTGACTGCCCGATGTTGTTCACCAATGGCAAAGGCTCGTCAGCCAAGGCTGCCTTGGCGAGTGCTTTGGGCGAATACTTCGAGCGCCTCAGCACCAACTATTTCTGGGCTGATTTTTATCTGGGCAAAACCATCGCCGCCAGCAATTTTGTGCACCACCCCCAGGAAAAATGGTTTGCATTGGATGACAGCGGTAACCTGCCGGAAGGCTTGCTGGACGACGATACCTTGAGTTTTTACGACCCCGAAACCGCGCTGGATGCCAGTAAGTTGGTGGATCTAAATTCTGGTAACGAAGAGCGTGGCATTTGCACATTACCTTTCGTGCGTCAACAGGATGGCAAAACCGTGTGGTTCCCGGTCAATGTCATCGGCAACCTGTACGTCAGCAACGGTATGTCGGCGGGCAATACCAAAACGGAAGCGCGTACTCAAGCATTGTCAGAAATTTTCGAGCGCCACATCAAGTTCCGTATTATTGCTGAGGGAATCTGTCTGCCGGATGTACCGGAGGACGTTATTGCCCGTTATTCCTCGATTCAGGCAGGTATTCAGGCATTGCGCGAGGCTGGTTTTGGCATTCTGGTGAAAGATGCATCACTGGGTGGGGCATACCCGGTCATGTGTGTGACTTTGCTGAACCCGGATGATCAAGGTTGTTACGCCAGTTTCGGGGCGCATCCGCGTTTTGAAGTGGCGCTGGAGCGTGCCTTGACCGAGTTATTGCAGGGCAGGGCGCTGGATCGTTTGGCAGGTTTTTCCGAACCCAGTTTCGAGCTGGAAGATGTGGCCAGCCCGCAAAATCTGGAAACCCATTTCATTGATTCCAGCGGGCCGATCCATTGGGATTTTCTGTGGAGTGAGCCTGACCATGAATTCGTCGACTGGGATTTCAGCGGCACGACCGAAGCGGAATGCCAGTACTTGCTGGAGCGTCTCCATGCTGAAGATTTCGACGTTTACATCATGGATTACGAACATCTGGGGGTGTACGCCTGCCGGATTATTGTGCCGGAAATGTCCGAGATTTATCAGATTGAAGATCTGGAGTGGGATAACAACAGCACGGGCAATGCGGTGCGTGAAGCGATTCTGCACTTGCCAGATCTGGACGATGAGGAATGCACCGAGCTGTACGATACCATCGAGGAACTGGGGCTGGATGACCATCAGCCGGTGGCGGCATTGATCGGGCTGGCACCGGATGCGGGTTCCTTGTGGGCTGATTTGCGGGTAGGCGAGTTGAAAACCCTGTTGGCGCTGGCGATGCATGATGAAGATGCTATCCGTGAAGGTTGCCAATGGATTCGCCATTTCGAGCAGATCAGCGACGAGCGCCGCCGGGCTTACCGTTGCATCGAAGCCTTGCTGGATATGGATGATGTGGAAGGATATTCGCCCAATATCGGCTTGCTGTATGGTGCAACCGCGCTGCAACAGGCACAGGGTTTGCTGGATGGCAGCTTGCGCTTCTGGGGTATTGCTGCGCCAACGCTGGAGTTGCAGGGTTGTGAGACGCACCAAAGCCTGCTGGCGGCATACCGCAAGGTACACCCCGGTTTGACCTTGGCAAACGACTGA
- a CDS encoding anti-sigma factor — protein MSRNDYSIKNWLIIILLVMLLIAGLALFAHQLRGAQADTPPDGLRELRASLLTDPGSVGGSWLRTLNPTVKNVQGDLVWNSTQQQGVMRLLDLPKPKAGTFYQLWLYDALGENQEPVSGGILQQGSGKTELFAPIKTTVTVQEPYKFELKLQTSNDAANGNILLMVQP, from the coding sequence ATGTCACGGAATGACTATTCCATCAAAAATTGGTTAATTATTATACTACTGGTAATGTTACTCATCGCAGGTTTGGCACTATTTGCCCATCAGTTACGCGGGGCACAGGCCGATACCCCCCCCGACGGTCTGCGGGAATTACGTGCCAGCTTATTGACCGACCCTGGCAGTGTGGGGGGTAGCTGGCTGCGCACGCTCAACCCCACTGTCAAAAATGTGCAAGGTGATTTGGTCTGGAATAGTACACAACAGCAAGGCGTCATGCGGCTGCTGGACTTGCCCAAGCCCAAGGCAGGCACGTTTTATCAGTTGTGGTTATATGATGCACTGGGGGAAAATCAGGAGCCAGTATCAGGCGGTATCCTGCAACAAGGCTCAGGCAAAACAGAACTGTTTGCCCCAATCAAGACCACCGTGACGGTACAAGAGCCTTATAAGTTTGAGTTAAAGCTGCAAACCAGCAATGATGCAGCCAATGGAAACATTCTATTGATGGTACAACCCTAA
- a CDS encoding DUF1287 domain-containing protein: protein MRYFVWLFLLLLILYLGWDAYRRFMLPPVVPPQIIIPPPVIKPPEPPPVLEPKPPEPVRKLLESVYQQVEVTRGYDPAYVNLKYPGGDVPESTGVCADVIVRAFRAQGVDLQQALHEDMRRNFGAYPSKWGLKNPDTNIDHRRVYNLMRFFERQGKSLPITQNPADYQPGDVVAWDLGKGQAHIGLVTHYVTSDGRPLMGHNIAYGTNVEDALFFWPIIGHYRYFSQ, encoded by the coding sequence ATGCGGTATTTCGTCTGGTTGTTTTTGCTGCTGTTGATCCTGTATCTGGGCTGGGATGCGTATCGGCGCTTTATGTTGCCGCCCGTCGTGCCGCCGCAGATTATTATACCGCCACCCGTTATCAAGCCGCCGGAACCGCCGCCTGTGCTGGAGCCGAAGCCGCCTGAGCCGGTGAGAAAATTGCTGGAGTCGGTGTACCAACAAGTAGAGGTAACTCGTGGGTATGACCCCGCTTACGTTAATCTCAAATACCCCGGTGGCGATGTGCCGGAATCAACCGGGGTATGCGCGGATGTGATTGTGCGGGCATTCCGTGCTCAAGGCGTTGACTTGCAGCAGGCATTGCACGAAGACATGCGCCGGAATTTTGGTGCGTATCCGAGCAAGTGGGGTTTGAAAAACCCCGATACGAATATCGACCATCGCCGGGTATACAACCTGATGCGGTTTTTCGAGCGCCAAGGCAAGTCGTTGCCGATTACCCAAAATCCGGCAGATTACCAGCCGGGCGATGTGGTGGCGTGGGATTTGGGTAAAGGGCAGGCGCATATTGGTCTGGTCACGCATTACGTCACCTCAGATGGACGTCCGCTAATGGGGCACAATATCGCTTACGGCACGAATGTCGAGGATGCTTTGTTTTTTTGGCCGATCATCGGACACTATCGCTACTTTAGCCAGTAA
- a CDS encoding non-heme iron oxygenase ferredoxin subunit, with product MSPHPIIHTFWLDALMNNSRLDAGSINEIKPGKMKRVDVGNGKRILVCHVDGEFYAVDDMCTHEDASLYLGCLHGDRVQCSLHGAEFSVKTGAPMAEPAEIPLKTYPVSVEDGHIFVTV from the coding sequence ATGTCACCACACCCCATAATCCACACATTTTGGTTAGATGCACTCATGAACAACTCCCGACTCGATGCTGGCAGTATAAACGAAATCAAACCCGGAAAGATGAAACGGGTCGACGTAGGCAATGGCAAACGCATCCTCGTCTGCCATGTGGATGGTGAATTTTACGCGGTAGACGATATGTGTACCCACGAAGATGCTTCGCTGTACCTCGGTTGCTTGCACGGTGATCGGGTGCAATGTTCCCTGCATGGCGCAGAATTCAGCGTTAAAACCGGCGCACCCATGGCCGAACCTGCCGAAATTCCCCTGAAAACTTACCCGGTCAGTGTCGAAGACGGTCACATTTTCGTGACGGTATAA
- a CDS encoding SDR family oxidoreductase, whose protein sequence is MSASNQNVWIMGCGDIGRRVGRLYQNEGTKAIGWVRGEESLRLGLEQGLAMRQGDVDRGSFFPIFALDEAPVYWFMPPQPRGETDDRIRRFLKAVDAAPKRVVLISTTGVYGDCAGRWIDETEPLKPVADRAKRRVDAENTVQEWAARFGGDIVILRVPGIYAPDRLPLERLKRGEPVLHEAEAPWTNRIHADDLAMVCKWAMETAPAGAIYNATDGHPSTMTDYFNQVADYAGLSRPPQIRMAEAQAAMSAGMLSYLQESRRIRNDKLLTELGIPLKYPSLTAGLGMLKG, encoded by the coding sequence ATGAGTGCATCTAACCAAAATGTGTGGATTATGGGGTGTGGTGACATTGGTCGCCGTGTCGGACGGTTATACCAAAACGAGGGAACCAAGGCTATAGGCTGGGTGCGCGGTGAGGAATCCTTGCGGCTGGGTCTGGAACAAGGTTTAGCCATGCGTCAGGGCGATGTGGATCGCGGCAGCTTCTTCCCAATTTTCGCGTTGGATGAAGCGCCAGTCTACTGGTTCATGCCGCCACAACCCCGTGGGGAAACCGATGACCGGATACGGCGTTTCCTCAAAGCGGTCGATGCAGCCCCCAAACGGGTGGTATTAATCAGCACTACCGGCGTCTACGGTGATTGCGCAGGCCGCTGGATCGACGAAACCGAACCGCTGAAACCCGTGGCTGACCGCGCCAAACGCCGTGTCGATGCTGAAAACACCGTGCAGGAATGGGCAGCACGTTTTGGCGGTGACATCGTGATTTTGCGCGTCCCCGGTATTTACGCCCCCGACCGCTTACCGCTGGAGCGCCTTAAACGCGGCGAACCCGTGCTGCATGAGGCCGAAGCGCCGTGGACCAACCGCATCCACGCCGATGACTTGGCAATGGTGTGTAAATGGGCAATGGAAACTGCCCCCGCCGGAGCGATTTACAACGCCACCGACGGCCACCCTTCCACCATGACCGATTATTTCAACCAAGTGGCGGATTACGCCGGGTTGTCGCGCCCCCCGCAAATCCGCATGGCAGAAGCGCAAGCTGCCATGAGCGCCGGAATGCTCTCGTATTTGCAGGAATCACGGCGTATTCGTAACGATAAACTGTTGACTGAATTAGGTATCCCGTTAAAGTACCCGTCCCTGACCGCTGGTCTGGGCATGTTGAAAGGATAG
- the yjgA gene encoding ribosome biogenesis factor YjgA, whose protein sequence is MIDYANDDEEDDYISRSHFKREAEAMQALGERLITLRKEQLDQLDLSEKLYDSILLAQRLTANGAIRRQRQFIGKLMRTEILEPIEAKLAEWDRGSKAEIARLHRLERWRDRLISDDKMLNTWLQEYPDTDVQRMRSLIRNAQKESELKKPPKSSRELFKLLREITDHESLR, encoded by the coding sequence ATGATTGATTACGCAAACGACGACGAAGAAGACGATTACATCAGCCGCAGCCACTTCAAGCGCGAAGCCGAAGCGATGCAAGCCTTGGGCGAGCGCCTGATTACCCTGCGCAAAGAGCAGCTTGACCAACTGGATTTATCCGAAAAGCTCTATGATTCGATTTTGCTGGCACAACGCCTGACCGCTAACGGAGCCATCCGCCGCCAGCGCCAGTTCATCGGCAAGTTGATGCGTACTGAAATTCTCGAACCCATCGAAGCCAAACTGGCGGAATGGGATCGCGGTAGCAAAGCCGAAATTGCCCGCTTGCACCGCTTGGAACGCTGGCGTGATCGCTTGATTAGCGATGACAAGATGCTGAATACTTGGCTACAAGAGTATCCAGACACCGACGTGCAACGGATGCGCAGCCTGATCCGCAACGCACAGAAGGAAAGCGAGCTGAAAAAGCCACCGAAAAGCAGCCGTGAATTATTCAAGCTGCTCCGGGAAATCACCGACCACGAATCGTTACGCTAA
- the gloB gene encoding hydroxyacylglutathione hydrolase — translation MMQVTPIPAFTDNYIWLISNEAAQQAAIVDPGDAAPVLEALQRLNMQPVAILITHHHRDHVGGIEKLLQAYPGLPVYGPVNERIPLVSHPLAEGEQLNLESLGLSFSVMELPGHTAGHIVYYGEGSLFCGDTLFANGCGRVFDGTLDDLFHSLQRIATLPADTQVYCTHEYTVDNIGFAKWVEPDNAALDVRMEECWALLDAGYPTVPFELGREFETNPFLRTHIPEVIAQAEEIAGRETHTPEDVFAVLRIWKDTEYD, via the coding sequence ATGATGCAAGTAACCCCAATACCCGCTTTTACTGATAATTACATCTGGCTGATCAGCAATGAGGCCGCCCAGCAAGCCGCGATTGTCGACCCCGGTGATGCTGCTCCGGTGCTTGAGGCACTTCAGCGCTTGAACATGCAGCCGGTCGCTATCCTGATCACACATCATCATCGCGATCATGTGGGTGGCATTGAAAAATTGCTGCAAGCCTACCCCGGCTTACCCGTGTATGGCCCGGTGAATGAACGTATTCCGCTCGTCAGTCATCCATTGGCGGAAGGCGAGCAGCTTAACCTTGAGTCGTTGGGGCTGAGTTTCAGCGTGATGGAATTGCCGGGGCATACCGCCGGACACATTGTGTATTACGGGGAAGGTAGCCTGTTCTGTGGCGATACCCTGTTTGCCAACGGTTGCGGGCGGGTGTTCGATGGCACGCTGGATGACTTGTTCCATTCGCTGCAACGCATTGCCACGCTGCCAGCCGATACGCAGGTGTATTGCACCCACGAATACACCGTGGACAATATCGGTTTCGCCAAATGGGTCGAGCCTGATAATGCCGCGCTGGATGTCCGTATGGAAGAATGTTGGGCGCTATTGGATGCAGGCTACCCAACCGTGCCGTTTGAGCTGGGGCGCGAGTTTGAAACCAACCCGTTTTTGCGTACCCACATTCCCGAAGTCATTGCCCAAGCCGAAGAAATCGCGGGGCGTGAAACCCATACCCCGGAAGACGTATTCGCGGTGTTACGTATTTGGAAAGATACCGAGTACGATTAA
- the gmk gene encoding guanylate kinase, protein MNTRTGQLYIVSAPSGAGKSSLLNALRERVDHLAVSVSHTTRQPRPGEQDGIHYHFTPVDVFRQQVADGNFLEYAQVFDNYYGTSRLSVDALRETGKDVILEIDWQGAQQVRERADVTSIFILPPSIAALSERLHGRGQDSAETIQRRMRDAQAEMSHYPEYDYLIINDDFETALAQLACIFQSERLKLTSQIQQHQALLTDLVG, encoded by the coding sequence ATGAATACACGCACAGGCCAGCTTTACATTGTTTCAGCACCTTCCGGCGCAGGCAAATCCAGTCTGCTCAACGCTTTGCGCGAGCGCGTCGACCATCTGGCGGTATCGGTTTCACACACCACCCGCCAGCCGCGCCCCGGCGAACAAGATGGCATACACTACCATTTCACCCCAGTAGACGTATTCCGCCAACAAGTGGCAGACGGCAATTTCCTCGAATACGCGCAAGTGTTTGATAACTACTACGGCACTTCACGCCTGTCGGTGGATGCCTTACGCGAAACCGGCAAGGATGTGATCCTCGAAATTGACTGGCAAGGAGCACAGCAAGTCCGCGAACGCGCGGATGTCACCAGCATTTTCATCCTGCCCCCTAGCATTGCGGCCTTGAGCGAACGCCTGCACGGGCGCGGGCAAGACAGTGCCGAAACCATCCAACGGCGGATGCGTGATGCACAAGCTGAAATGTCGCACTACCCCGAATACGATTACCTGATCATCAACGACGATTTTGAAACGGCACTGGCGCAACTGGCCTGCATCTTCCAGAGCGAACGCCTGAAACTCACCTCGCAAATCCAACAGCATCAGGCATTGCTGACTGATTTGGTCGGCTGA
- a CDS encoding PaaI family thioesterase, translated as MAFNVVKFSRRWLAFLPDSRRLELYPPWWMMRIKVLKLDNDWRHIRIRLPLTWISRNMGGSMFGGFQASLADPIAPLACSKVFPEYHVWTRHLSVDFVRPGITDMELRFDFPPDTEVAIRAELERRGRSTPSFEYGLYDNQGRLCTKVVCVVAIRPAGYLAQIGSAA; from the coding sequence ATGGCTTTCAACGTTGTTAAATTCTCGCGGCGCTGGCTGGCTTTTCTGCCGGATAGTCGGCGGCTGGAACTCTACCCACCTTGGTGGATGATGCGTATCAAGGTGTTGAAGCTGGACAATGACTGGCGACACATCCGCATTCGCCTACCGCTGACGTGGATTTCGCGCAATATGGGCGGCAGCATGTTTGGTGGCTTTCAGGCATCGTTGGCTGACCCGATTGCACCGCTGGCGTGCTCGAAAGTCTTCCCGGAATACCATGTGTGGACACGGCATTTGAGTGTGGATTTCGTGCGCCCCGGCATTACCGATATGGAATTGCGCTTTGATTTTCCGCCCGACACCGAAGTGGCTATTCGGGCAGAACTGGAAAGGCGTGGGCGTAGCACACCGAGCTTTGAATATGGCTTATACGACAACCAAGGGCGGCTATGCACCAAGGTTGTGTGTGTAGTCGCCATCCGCCCAGCAGGGTATCTGGCGCAAATCGGCTCAGCCGCGTAA